In one window of Spiroplasma corruscae DNA:
- the mtnN gene encoding 5'-methylthioadenosine/S-adenosylhomocysteine nucleosidase, with translation MIINKYNYAFIFAMYDEAKDTIEYLGFEKIMGLFDIYKKDNYYIVISGIGLVNASTCLTYMDTKFDISYFINVGTACSLSHSFKQLDFFIVEEAFLGNVDVTGFGYSFGQVPKMPKSYLSNDLFNKELINFKKVKILSSDVFINSKEKVENIIYKVSKDIDLVDMECAAIFQSAYILKKSVISIKIISDVVGTNSNENDFAKVMVQCSSKIKNLIKLIIK, from the coding sequence ATGATAATTAATAAGTATAATTACGCTTTCATTTTCGCAATGTATGATGAAGCAAAAGATACAATTGAATATCTTGGTTTTGAAAAAATAATGGGATTATTCGATATATATAAAAAGGATAATTATTATATAGTTATATCTGGTATTGGTTTGGTAAATGCTTCAACTTGCCTTACATATATGGATACTAAGTTTGATATATCATATTTTATTAATGTAGGTACTGCATGTAGCTTGTCTCATTCATTTAAGCAACTTGATTTTTTTATAGTCGAAGAGGCTTTTCTTGGAAATGTGGATGTAACTGGTTTTGGTTACTCTTTTGGACAAGTTCCAAAAATGCCAAAAAGTTATCTTTCAAACGATCTTTTTAATAAGGAATTAATTAATTTTAAAAAAGTAAAAATACTATCAAGTGATGTATTTATAAATTCTAAGGAAAAAGTTGAAAACATTATTTATAAAGTATCTAAGGATATAGATTTAGTTGATATGGAGTGTGCAGCAATTTTTCAAAGTGCATATATTCTTAAAAAAAGTGTCATTAGTATAAAAATCATAAGTGATGTTGTTGGAACAAATTCAAATGAGAATGATTTTGCAAAAGTAATGGTACAATGCTCAAGCAAAATTAAAAATTTAATAAAACTAATAATAAAATAA
- a CDS encoding glycoside hydrolase family 1 protein, which translates to MKKHDFLFSVSTNAFQIEGARSLHGRTDSLWDWYTKTYYKVPPVGSTEREINSIEVSSDFYHKYKSDIKIMKDLGLNAFVYNMDWTRIFPTNENYINPMGIQFYVNLFEELRNNNIKPIPILFHWDTPMWLEIKGGWESKEILKAFRNYCATVFKYLGKYTDIWFVNDENKSFTLDGYLGDTFPPCKNSPTSFVKAIHNLNMSGAIAKEEFLKAKELGYITESSILGIDDDWSPPVIWGDEKNDTLNNELLENYNSWMRDFWIDPNILGKYPSVFWDYIKEKNLDPNILEGELEYLSKYKLDFIGWNFYRPYFITNKNMIIDKTLLHKEPVNFDFGNFSVVLPKEHKNYTKWLWPIFPEYLEVGLKAYKDKYNLPIMIIENGFGDFDDKSKKLILDYDRINYLKPIIDIITKCREKELNLFGYSLWTYCDIFSPSAGYRKDYGLVSVDFNSPILERKPKLSYCWYKNVIKSNGKVTDFNKKELENELNELLDNWNIGWK; encoded by the coding sequence ATGAAAAAACATGATTTTTTATTTTCGGTATCAACAAATGCATTTCAAATTGAAGGTGCAAGAAGTTTACATGGTAGAACTGACTCGTTATGAGATTGATATACAAAAACTTATTATAAAGTACCACCAGTAGGATCTACAGAAAGAGAAATTAATTCAATAGAAGTATCAAGTGATTTTTATCATAAATATAAATCTGATATAAAAATCATGAAAGATTTGGGATTAAATGCCTTTGTATATAATATGGATTGAACTAGAATTTTTCCAACTAATGAAAATTATATAAACCCAATGGGAATTCAATTTTATGTTAACTTATTTGAAGAACTTAGAAATAATAATATTAAACCTATTCCAATTTTATTTCATTGAGATACACCTATGTGACTAGAAATAAAGGGTGGTTGAGAGTCAAAAGAAATACTTAAAGCATTTAGAAATTATTGCGCAACTGTATTTAAGTATTTAGGTAAATACACAGATATTTGGTTTGTTAATGATGAAAATAAATCATTTACATTAGATGGTTATTTAGGTGACACATTTCCTCCTTGTAAAAATAGTCCAACAAGTTTTGTAAAAGCTATTCATAATTTAAATATGTCGGGTGCAATCGCAAAAGAAGAGTTTTTAAAAGCTAAAGAACTAGGTTATATTACAGAAAGTTCAATACTAGGTATTGATGATGATTGATCACCTCCTGTAATTTGAGGTGATGAGAAAAATGATACTCTTAATAATGAATTATTGGAGAACTATAATTCATGAATGAGAGATTTTTGAATTGATCCAAATATTCTTGGAAAATATCCAAGTGTTTTTTGAGATTATATAAAAGAAAAAAATCTAGACCCTAATATTTTGGAAGGAGAGCTTGAATATTTAAGTAAATATAAACTCGACTTTATTGGTTGGAATTTTTATAGACCTTATTTTATTACAAACAAAAATATGATAATTGATAAAACATTACTTCATAAAGAACCTGTTAATTTTGACTTTGGAAATTTCTCAGTTGTGTTGCCAAAAGAACATAAAAATTATACAAAGTGACTATGACCAATTTTCCCTGAATATTTAGAAGTTGGCTTAAAGGCTTATAAAGATAAATATAATTTACCAATCATGATAATCGAAAATGGTTTTGGAGACTTTGATGATAAATCTAAAAAGCTTATATTAGACTACGATAGAATAAATTATTTAAAACCAATCATAGATATAATTACAAAATGTAGAGAAAAAGAACTAAATCTTTTCGGTTATTCATTGTGGACTTACTGTGATATATTTTCACCTAGTGCTGGATATAGAAAAGACTATGGTTTAGTATCTGTAGACTTCAATTCTCCAATTTTAGAAAGAAAACCAAAACTTAGTTATTGTTGATATAAAAATGTCATTAAATCAAATGGTAAAGTAACAGATTTTAATAAAAAAGAACTAGAAAATGAACTTAATGAATTATTAGATAATTGGAATATAGGATGAAAATAA
- a CDS encoding PTS sugar transporter subunit IIB has product MKKILLVCSAGMSTSMLVKKMQMYATIKKIDFEIVAKGMAEAKQDLASFDAIMIGPQISYALDEIKKNASGKPVELIPTQIYALAKGEDAVKQALRMLEM; this is encoded by the coding sequence ATGAAAAAAATTTTATTAGTTTGCTCTGCAGGTATGTCAACAAGTATGCTTGTAAAAAAGATGCAAATGTATGCAACAATTAAGAAAATAGATTTTGAAATTGTAGCTAAAGGCATGGCAGAAGCAAAACAAGATTTAGCTTCATTTGATGCTATAATGATTGGTCCACAAATAAGTTATGCATTAGATGAAATTAAAAAAAATGCTTCCGGAAAACCGGTGGAATTAATACCTACACAAATATATGCACTAGCAAAAGGTGAAGATGCTGTAAAACAAGCATTAAGAATGCTAGAAATGTAA
- a CDS encoding PTS sugar transporter subunit IIC → MKDNKFTPDKDFRSKEKLNFKSWFKTKFIPTMAKAGNQRYLAAIRDSFGTMIPLIIAGSIGVLINAIVFGGAGSGYISLLGLFAKAAHSDYTWEQVGNLISTGNAGFDGAPDILGWMQTSKICGLAFGHMNTVTVGMMSIYFSFLFGYYISISRGFQSPIIAGMVSTASFMLASLGEVQFFMDAKGLIGAIIFGIMATELFLWLSSLRALKIKLPDSVPPAVGKSFAVFLPVTLTLMAVSGLNIIILTLAIVVFNWNVTGNNQVAGLKDVTEIDSLFNAIKSLGGEGIAKHLGIDYATNQSWIDSLVTNLNRENFAQWYEGQDSMVQSYVATLVMTTKFGDSSTSLVDLGNFYDIAKNNILHFGLSNGSIDVITGSYIGTNLGPTQFGASAAIYQFITSWFIGFATGNGGLGLGIAFMILVGFFWFFGVHGSNVMGGIFEPIFLMVLGINSALVSSLGYEAAAASGSMGVFAKPFFDGYAYVGGSGATLGLLIMTFCLSKRRELKEIAKYSTPAGIFQINEPVIFGYPMVLNVVYVVPFIFTPVLNLIIGYLFSPAVFGFVKYSYVLAPWTAPWFLTAVITSLDARAIIPAMICFGVTITAYLPFVMLDNILYFKKLKLNDPAKYEEEKRYYGDKLYRFKIDTDTKYENMQNKAEYILLNAESSNEFWAKRMVNKQKLEERKQNQIEAAKIKREKVLEKSIIYKENRDKKYIILEQKIKNKKQKSV, encoded by the coding sequence ATGAAGGATAATAAATTTACCCCTGATAAAGATTTTAGATCCAAAGAGAAATTGAATTTTAAATCTTGATTCAAAACAAAATTTATACCGACAATGGCTAAAGCTGGAAATCAAAGATATCTTGCTGCAATTCGTGATTCATTTGGTACAATGATTCCTCTTATTATAGCTGGATCAATTGGTGTTTTAATTAATGCAATTGTGTTTGGTGGAGCTGGATCAGGATACATATCACTACTTGGTCTTTTTGCCAAAGCAGCTCATAGTGATTATACTTGAGAACAAGTTGGTAATTTAATTAGTACTGGTAATGCAGGTTTTGATGGTGCGCCAGATATTCTGGGATGAATGCAAACATCTAAAATATGTGGTTTAGCATTTGGACATATGAACACAGTAACAGTAGGAATGATGTCAATATATTTCTCATTTTTATTTGGTTATTATATATCAATTTCAAGAGGTTTTCAATCACCGATAATAGCAGGTATGGTTTCAACTGCATCATTTATGCTTGCTAGTTTAGGTGAAGTTCAATTCTTTATGGATGCTAAAGGTCTTATTGGTGCCATTATATTCGGTATTATGGCAACAGAACTATTTTTATGGTTATCTTCATTAAGAGCCTTAAAAATAAAACTACCAGATAGTGTACCTCCTGCCGTTGGTAAATCATTTGCCGTATTTTTACCAGTTACATTAACACTTATGGCAGTTAGTGGATTGAATATAATTATTTTAACACTTGCTATTGTAGTATTTAATTGAAATGTTACAGGTAATAATCAAGTTGCTGGATTAAAAGATGTAACTGAAATAGATAGTCTATTTAATGCAATTAAGTCTTTGGGAGGCGAGGGTATTGCTAAACATTTAGGAATTGATTATGCTACAAATCAAAGCTGAATTGATTCATTAGTTACAAACCTTAATAGAGAAAACTTCGCACAATGATACGAAGGTCAAGATTCAATGGTTCAATCTTATGTCGCAACATTAGTTATGACAACAAAATTTGGTGATTCTTCTACTTCGTTAGTGGATTTAGGTAACTTTTATGATATTGCCAAAAATAATATCTTACATTTTGGATTAAGTAATGGATCAATTGATGTTATTACTGGTTCATATATTGGCACAAATTTAGGACCAACACAGTTTGGTGCAAGTGCTGCAATTTATCAATTCATAACATCATGATTTATTGGTTTTGCAACTGGTAATGGTGGATTAGGATTAGGTATAGCATTCATGATATTAGTTGGGTTCTTCTGATTCTTTGGTGTTCATGGATCAAACGTAATGGGTGGAATATTTGAACCAATATTCTTAATGGTCTTGGGAATTAATAGTGCATTAGTTAGTTCATTAGGATATGAAGCAGCCGCTGCAAGTGGTTCTATGGGTGTATTTGCAAAACCATTCTTTGATGGTTATGCATATGTAGGTGGTAGTGGTGCCACATTAGGATTATTAATAATGACATTTTGTTTATCAAAAAGAAGAGAATTAAAAGAAATAGCAAAATATTCAACACCGGCAGGTATATTCCAAATTAATGAACCAGTTATATTTGGATATCCAATGGTTTTAAATGTTGTTTATGTTGTGCCATTTATTTTCACTCCTGTGTTAAATCTAATAATTGGTTATCTATTCTCACCAGCTGTCTTTGGCTTTGTTAAGTATTCATATGTATTAGCACCGTGAACAGCACCGTGATTCTTAACAGCAGTAATAACTTCTCTAGATGCTAGGGCAATTATTCCAGCAATGATCTGTTTTGGAGTAACTATTACTGCATATCTACCATTTGTTATGTTAGATAACATACTATATTTTAAAAAATTAAAACTAAATGACCCTGCAAAATATGAAGAAGAAAAACGTTATTATGGTGATAAATTATACAGATTTAAAATTGATACAGATACAAAATATGAAAATATGCAAAACAAAGCTGAGTATATTTTATTAAATGCAGAATCTTCAAATGAGTTTTGGGCAAAAAGAATGGTAAATAAACAAAAACTTGAAGAACGAAAACAAAATCAAATTGAAGCAGCAAAAATTAAAAGAGAAAAAGTTTTAGAAAAATCAATAATTTATAAAGAAAATAGAGATAAAAAGTATATTATTCTAGAACAAAAAATTAAAAACAAAAAACAAAAAAGTGTATAA
- a CDS encoding PTS lactose/cellobiose transporter subunit IIA, producing MEILNFEEISFTIIANAGEAKGRAINAIRLAREGKFEEAKVELDLSEKSMGIAGHSHLDVISAEASGKKIQIPVLFMHAEDQLLTTETVILLAKEMVELYKFIKNK from the coding sequence ATGGAAATATTAAACTTTGAAGAAATTTCTTTTACAATAATTGCAAATGCAGGTGAAGCAAAAGGAAGAGCTATTAATGCAATAAGGTTAGCTAGGGAAGGTAAATTTGAAGAAGCGAAAGTAGAATTAGATTTGTCTGAAAAATCAATGGGCATTGCAGGTCATAGTCATTTAGATGTAATTTCTGCAGAAGCATCGGGAAAGAAGATTCAAATTCCAGTTTTATTTATGCACGCAGAAGATCAATTATTAACAACAGAAACTGTTATTTTATTAGCAAAAGAAATGGTTGAATTATATAAATTTATTAAGAATAAATAA
- a CDS encoding phosphoribosyltransferase: protein MIDNNKFELLISKEEIHKKISEYADKLNKKYSGKTLTVIAILNGAIFFFTDLLKKLNFPIKMDTITVSSYDGIKSTDDLNYHKKLVKPIVENEDVLIIEDIIDTGKTMNSVYEYIKSLNPKSLELVVLASKSDTKNKFNYDYESLFVVPDKYIVGYGFAIDDLYRQLEDIYIMKD, encoded by the coding sequence ATGATAGATAACAATAAGTTTGAGTTACTAATTTCTAAAGAAGAAATACATAAGAAAATAAGTGAGTACGCAGATAAATTAAATAAAAAGTATAGTGGAAAAACTTTAACGGTAATCGCAATCTTAAATGGAGCAATATTCTTTTTCACAGATTTATTAAAAAAACTAAATTTTCCAATTAAAATGGATACAATAACCGTTTCAAGTTATGATGGTATTAAATCAACTGATGATTTAAATTATCATAAAAAACTAGTAAAACCAATTGTTGAAAACGAAGATGTATTAATTATTGAAGATATTATTGACACTGGTAAAACAATGAACTCAGTTTATGAGTACATTAAATCGTTAAATCCAAAGTCATTAGAGTTAGTTGTATTAGCTTCAAAGTCGGATACAAAAAATAAGTTTAATTATGATTATGAATCATTATTTGTTGTTCCAGATAAATACATTGTAGGTTATGGTTTTGCAATTGATGATCTTTATAGACAACTTGAAGATATTTATATAATGAAGGATTAA
- a CDS encoding class I SAM-dependent methyltransferase: MKNLYLSLSSLVYDFTKPPGTSIDGDIEFYKKELIPLEGKILELGCGNGRLSIPLIKYNVDIVGIDLSKDMQSLYENNISINNLKGNYINNNIFDLTTNDKFNHIIAPNGFINLINKSLINKLFIKINSILKLGGKLIIDLIYPIYYKEGIINTNEYHINDDIIKVENISKSINFIEQKTLNIIKYYRNDNIEEVQNMELNWYCRYEIIKYLEDNGFNITQVFWNFKKQYVSNFNTLTIISIKKEGL, from the coding sequence ATGAAAAATCTTTATTTAAGTTTAAGTAGTCTAGTTTATGATTTTACAAAACCGCCAGGAACTTCAATTGATGGTGATATAGAATTTTATAAAAAAGAATTAATTCCATTAGAAGGAAAAATATTAGAATTAGGTTGTGGTAATGGTAGACTATCAATTCCGCTAATAAAATATAATGTTGACATTGTTGGTATTGATTTATCAAAGGATATGCAATCGCTTTATGAAAATAATATTTCCATTAATAATTTAAAAGGAAATTATATTAATAATAATATATTTGATTTAACTACAAATGATAAATTTAATCATATTATTGCTCCAAATGGATTTATTAATTTAATAAATAAGTCGTTAATAAATAAACTTTTTATAAAAATTAACAGTATATTAAAATTAGGTGGAAAATTAATTATAGATTTAATTTATCCAATTTATTATAAAGAAGGAATAATTAATACTAACGAATATCATATTAATGACGATATTATTAAGGTGGAAAATATTTCTAAAAGTATTAACTTTATAGAACAAAAAACTCTAAATATTATAAAATATTATAGAAATGACAATATTGAAGAAGTTCAGAATATGGAATTGAATTGATATTGTCGCTATGAAATTATTAAATACCTAGAAGATAATGGTTTTAATATTACCCAAGTATTTTGAAATTTTAAAAAACAATACGTTAGCAACTTTAATACTTTAACTATTATTTCTATAAAGAAAGAAGGATTATAA
- a CDS encoding ROK family protein, whose product MKLAVDIGGTNIRIAIIDGKNIVVKDSITSEPNDFEKNFKEIIELTNKWSYDIDFIGICCPGPYDPKTGIIINSNNLPGWNGIPLKEKFQKAYNTDNVKLNNDANIAALGQFLIRDNIHSLLYFTISTGIGAGYVCNGKILEGFTGNALEVANSIPDISAINPTKSGIEFIASGRNILKNLLNEGLDIKDTKHAFELYYSKKNPIINAYFGFIEEKYIEFFSTAIYFFNPEIIVIGGSVALHNKDWFENIFQKVIDVTKDISYKTKFEFANKLDESTLLGCALM is encoded by the coding sequence ATGAAACTAGCAGTAGATATTGGTGGAACTAACATAAGAATTGCTATAATTGATGGAAAAAACATTGTTGTTAAAGATTCTATTACTTCAGAACCTAATGATTTTGAAAAAAATTTTAAAGAAATTATTGAATTAACAAATAAATGAAGTTATGATATTGATTTCATTGGGATTTGTTGTCCTGGTCCTTATGATCCCAAAACAGGTATAATTATTAACTCTAATAACTTACCAGGTTGGAATGGAATTCCATTAAAAGAAAAGTTTCAAAAAGCTTACAATACTGATAATGTAAAGTTAAATAATGATGCTAATATTGCAGCGCTTGGTCAATTCTTGATTAGAGATAATATACATTCATTATTATACTTTACCATTTCAACTGGAATTGGTGCTGGTTATGTTTGTAATGGGAAGATTTTAGAAGGTTTTACAGGAAATGCCTTAGAAGTTGCTAATTCTATCCCGGATATAAGTGCTATAAATCCAACAAAATCTGGTATAGAATTTATTGCTAGTGGAAGAAATATACTTAAAAATTTATTAAATGAAGGTCTAGATATAAAAGATACTAAACATGCATTTGAGTTATATTATTCTAAAAAAAACCCTATTATTAATGCATACTTTGGATTTATAGAAGAAAAATACATTGAGTTTTTTTCTACTGCAATATATTTTTTTAACCCAGAAATAATAGTTATTGGTGGCAGTGTTGCATTACACAATAAAGATTGATTTGAAAATATATTTCAAAAAGTTATTGATGTGACGAAAGATATAAGTTATAAAACAAAATTTGAATTTGCAAATAAATTAGATGAATCAACTTTATTAGGTTGTGCGTTAATGTAA